A region from the Rhodamnia argentea isolate NSW1041297 chromosome 7, ASM2092103v1, whole genome shotgun sequence genome encodes:
- the LOC115731265 gene encoding receptor-like protein 7 isoform X2, protein MAPTSCFHMSIHLLFLYLSSQPIGAHNLSHPVKSLCLQDEMSVLLQFKERYEIANVSGRPLARPKTLSWKNTRDCCSWDGIECDESTGHVIVLDLGSSFLYGSIDNNSTLFQLARLEELNLSDNHFNYSQIPSRIGDLSRLNHLDLSASVFSGQVPTGIFKLTRLVHLDLCCNLDPYTSTRLLEMKPPGLRSLTQNLTSLEVLLLGVVNMSSEVPNTMANLTSLTWLNMDVCDLHGVFSSAIFNLPKLQHLGLADNEALMGRLPNFNSSSPLEELRLLGTSFSGELPASIGNLHSLQILNLQSATCNLTGSLPASIGKLPSLSYLDISRCQFSGSIPASFSNLSNLEYLDVGENPFTAQTISSFSWIWRNKKLATLHLDQINLYGEIPLSIGNWSQLVELGFIGNQLSGTIPSQLMNLTRLTDLYLGTNQLSGSIPSWLMNMTGLVALDLASNKFHGEIPSSISQLQKLTLLRLVRNNFSGTVELDNFLKLKQLEVLQLSSNRLSCHASNANDILPQFLILGLASCNLSEFPAFLQNQEQMNWLDLSDNNIRGEVPPWVWNGSSNMQYLNLSRNFLTGVHRYYPIYPWLMYTIDLSHNMLKGPPPEAPPSIMSYIVSNNSLTGALPPWICNLSSVVTLDLSSNNLTGVLPVCLGNISESLMVLNLKGNNFQGRIPELSMRGTQLTMIDLSDNQLQGNLPRSLANCKMLEFINFANNLIVDTFPSWLGFLPKLHVLILRSNKFHGVVERPKSSSTFLKLHILDLSVNALVGKLPTEFFQSWNAMKSKTGNFTYMQRKLQPNHYLEFTYYGNYDFSMTVIYKGLKWYYPKISEVFTVIDLSSNLFEGEIPSAIGDLKGLQGLNLSNNFLIGHIPPSLGNLTALESLDLSRNKLSGQIPQQLTELGFLSFLNVSYNNLTGSVPRGKQFDTFSNNSFEGNSGLCGEFISRKCRDSEDKSGQPSTRQEEDSGSPIELDWKIVLMGYGSGLVIGVVIGNAFISWKHVWFEGNAWRRRKLTRRQPRRGRNSWPGKLFNLCRY, encoded by the coding sequence ATGGCTCCCACTTCGTGTTTTCACATGTCCATACACTTGCTTTTCTTGTACTTGTCGTCTCAGCCGATTGGGGCACACAATCTCTCTCATCCTGTGAAATCCCTGTGTCTCCAGGACGAAATGTCCGTACTGCTGCAGTTTAAGGAGAGATATGAAATCGCCAATGTTTCAGGCCGCCCTCTCGCTCGTCCCAAGACTCTATCCTGGAAAAACACTCGGGATTGCTGCTCCTGGGATGGGATCGAGTGCGACGAGAGCACGGGCCATGTAATTGTTCTCGACCTGGGAAGCAGTTTTCTCTATGGTTCTATCGACAACAACAGTACCCTCTTCCAGCTTGCTCGTCTTGAAGAGCTCAATCTCAGCGACAACCACTTCAACTACTCTCAAATACCGTCCCGAATTGGAGATCTGTCGAGATTGAATCATCTTGATCTCTCTGCTTCCGTTTTTTCAGGCCAAGTTCCCACAGGAATCTTCAAGCTGACGAGGTTGGTGCACCTTGACCTGTGTTGCAATCTGGATCCGTATACTTCTACACGTTTGTTGGAGATGAAACCGCCGGGCCTGAGAAGCCTAACACAAAATCTGACAAGCCTGGAAGTACTTCTCCTAGGCGTCGTCAACATGTCGTCAGAAGTGCCCAACACTATGGCAAATCTGACTTCCCTCACATGGCTGAACATGGATGTGTGCGACCTGCATGGCGTATTTTCATCTGCCATTTTCAATTTACCGAAGCTGCAACACCTCGGGTTGGCTGACAATGAAGCTCTCATGGGACGACTGCCCAACTTCAACTCGAGTAGTCCTCTTGAAGAGCTGCGACTGCTTGGCACGAGCTTTTCTGGAGAGCTGCCCGCTTCAATCGGTAATCTCCATTCCTTGCAGATATTGAATCTTCAATCTGCCACGTGCAATTTGACAGGATCGCTGCCCGCATCAATTGGAAAACTTCCTTCTTTGAGCTATCTCGACATAAGTCGTTGCCAATTCTCAGGATCCATCCCAGCTTCATTTTCTAATCTTAGCAACCTTGAATACCTAGATGTCGGTGAGAACCCATTCACTGCCCAGacaatttcctctttttcttggatTTGGAGGAATAAAAAGCTCGCCACTTTGCATCTCGACCAGATCAATTTATATGGCGAGATTCCACTTTCAATCGGAAACTGGTCTCAGCTCGTGGAATTAGGCTTTATCGGCAACCAATTAAGTGGTACCATCCCATCTCAGCTCATGAACCTCACTCGGCTGACTGATTTGTACCTTGGTACCAATCAACTGTCGGGATCGATACCGTCTTGGCTGATGAACATGACTGGACTTGTCGCGCTTGACCTTGCGAGCAATAAATTCCACGGCGAGATACCTTCATCAATCTCTCAACTCCAAAAGCTCACACTCCTCCGCCTTGTTAGAAACAACTTTAGCGGTACTGTTGAACTAGACAACTTTCTCAAGCTCAAACAATTGGAAGTGCTCCAACTATCGTCTAACAGGCTATCATGCCATGCGAGTAACGCGAATGATATTCTTCCCCAGTTTTTAATCCTAGGACTGGCTTCATGCAATTTGAGTGAGTTTCCAGCATTCTTACAAAATCAAGAGCAAATGAATTGGTTGGACCTCTCGGACAACAACATTAGGGGAGAAGTGCCCCCTTGGGTGTGGAACGGCAGTTCTAACATGCAGTACCTAAATCTCTCTCGTAACTTCTTAACTGGTGTACATCGATATTACCCGATCTATCCTTGGTTAATGTACACGATAGACCTGTCTCATAACATGTTGAAAGGACCACCCCCTGAAGCACCACCATCGATAATGTCCTATATAGTATCCAACAACAGCCTGACGGGAGCATTGCCACCATGGATCTGCAATTTGAGTTCAGTAGTCACACTAGACTTGTCTTCTAACAATTTGACTGGAGTGCTTCCGGTTTGTCTGGGCAATATCAGCGAATCTCTCATGGTATTGAATCTAAAAGGCAACAATTTTCAGGGAAGAATTCCTGAGCTATCAATGAGGGGGACGCAGCTGACTATGATCGATCTGAGTGACAACCAGTTGCAAGGCAATTTACCGAGGTCTTTGGCCAATTGCAAAATGCTCGAGTTCATCAACTTTGCAAACAATCTTATCGTGGACACCTTCCCGTCATGGTTGGGATTTCTACCCAagcttcatgtccttattttgcGATCCAATAAATTCCACGGTGTCGTAGAGAGGCCCAAATCTAGTTCCACGTTCCTTAAGCTGCATATACTTGACCTCTCTGTTAATGCATTGGTCGGTAAGTTGCCCACAGAATTCTTTCAGTCTTGGAATGCCATGAAATCCAAGACGGGGAACTTTACGTACATGCAACGAAAGCTACAGCCGAACCATTACCTTGAGTTCACCTACTATGGCAATTATGATTTCTCCATGACAGTGATTTACAAAGGGCTTAAATGGTATTACCCAAAGATATCAGAAGTCTTCACGGTCATCGACCTCTCAAGTAATTTGTTCGAAGGTGAGATCCCAAGTGCCATTGGTGATCTCAAAGGACTGCAGGGACTGAACCTTTCCAACAATTTCCTCATTGGTCACATCCCACCGTCGTTAGGGAATCTCACGGCTCTTGAGTCGTTGGACCTCTCTCGGAACAAACTCTCTGGACAAATCCCCCAACAGCTAACAGAACTCGGGTTCCTTTCTTTCTTGAACGTGTCTTACAACAATCTGACCGGTTCCGTGCCCAGAGGGAAACAGTTCGATACATTTTCGAACAATTCTTTTGAAGGGAATTCGGGACTGTGTGGGGAATTCATATCGAGGAAATGTCGAGATTCGGAGGATAAGTCAGGACAACCTTCAACCCGCCAAGAAGAAGACTCAGGATCTCCAATTGAACTCGATTGGAAAATTGTTCTGATGGGGTATGGGAGCGGCTTAGTGATTGGAGTGGTCATCGGAAATGCATTCATCTCCTGGAAACATGTTTGGTTTGAAGGAAATGCCTGGAGAAGGCGAAAACTTACTCGGAGGCAGCCTAGGAGGGGTAGGAACTCCTGGCCAggcaaacttttcaatttatgcAGATACTAG